Within the Vanessa cardui chromosome 6, ilVanCard2.1, whole genome shotgun sequence genome, the region TGAACAAATACGAGCGCGAACTTGACCCGCTTTCGGAAATTCGTCTGAATCTGTAACGTACTTAGAATGAATATGGATTTTAGTTCAAAAGGtcgtatgtataattatgtactgCACAAATAGCACTTTAATTgacatgattttttaatatacatataattaattggcGGAAGGACAAATTTGTGGTCAGAGTGTTGTGAGAAATATGAACCATACCCAAAATCGCTTAAGCGCCACCAAGCtcgagaactaagatgttatgtcccttgtgcctgtagttagaacctttaaactaaaacaaaataatgctaACTGCTAAATGCTactgtttggcggcagaatatctgatgacgtCACAACTCAGATAAACAAGGCCCTTCCAGCATTTTCATTTGTTActtcaatacataaatataagagtatttaaagttgtataatgaaatataatattatatacgatcTTTTGCACTGAGGATAGCGATATGCAATACAATCTCTTCCGGTCGGATGTGATCGCCGAGGTCAATGTCATTCGTATCGTGTTAGCTAATCGTTATGATTACGTCGATATTTACAAGGATtactttattaacttaaaatgtatattcGAAACTgagtatttacattaaaatggaAGGTTGAGGATaatgtaatatacaaataacaaaagtaCATAAACAGTGAATTATTCGTTtgaagaataatatttacatttgtgCAATCATTTATAATGATGAATgtgttaaatcaaattatttgatatttaagcATCCTGTacgaaatctatatttaatattacaaatgtaaaagtgactctgtctgtctgtaggtcttttacgaccaaaccgctgaacagaatttgatgaaatttggtaggaaGAAAAgtttaactccaagaaaagacataggttacttttttgacAAAAACATGACCACCAACACCCATACGCGCGCGAAGTCGCGGGTGACTACTAtatatcagatttttttttatggaataggttgtcggacgagcatatgggccacctgatggtaagtggtcaccatcacccatagacaatgacgctgtaagaaatattaactattccttacatcgtcaatgtgtcaccaaccttgggaactaagatgttctgtcccttgtgcctgtagttacactggctcactcacccttcaaaccggaacacaataatactgagtactgttatttggtggaagaataactgatgagtgggtggtacctacccagacgggctagcacaaagccctaccaccaagtacagtCAGAGATATCTCTCATatccattattttaatatattttgttacgcGTTCTCTTCACAACTGGTCCAATCGCTTATCAAGATCACGATCGTAATCAAGATCGGCCGTCCAAACGACGATTATCTTGATCGCAATGAGATTGATTCATAAGGTCGAAACGTTTAATCGTTTTGTACGTGGACATatttcaaatacatacttatagaAGAGATTTCTCTCTGAGACGAGATATTTCAGTATCGATcatcaatactaagtataacctagtactaataataattggtaTGTCTGAGATGGACCAGTAATAAGAACTCGTAATAGGGAAgatgcaatatatttttacttatttaaagaaCACCATATAGGATCgaccacaagtatattaaaaatcacaaaaaatgcggtttcaaaatgtcaatttaaattttcgcgcggAAACGGATCTctatttcgtatgacgtcactcctgtctgTCACTGACCCATTGATCATGCTTGTCCTCactggctttcatacttatgcattttttcttaACTTTTGAGATTCttcttttgtaaaaatttaaaacggaatACTCGATACTCCGAAAAAATCCGTATTGACGTATGTTTTGTGCCAATGTGTTCACctacttcaacaaagttttcaaataaatgatttttgagtggaccttctgacacaaaactgagaaaaaattggtttcaagctgaaaagaggaGTATGCTTATATATGCATATCTGGAGTATGCTTTGTCAAAGCTTCCATTTTTATCCAAAATACGctgttaattttcatttaaatattcactttttttacaactataatctcaaataagtagtcataacaggagtgacgtcactgaacgctaattagtattttgaaatacgttccgtttcaagtttctttaattcgtaatttttGTGAGAAAACAACATtacatcaaatataaaccttgcaaAACGcttcttttatactttttaacattttaatagcaaaatttttataaatattatatttgcatgttctcTATTACCCAGGGCCGGATTTAGAGGTCTCAATGCTCTAGGCCAACAAAAGATCCCCTTCTTTATTGACCTAAAGCCCTATAGTAACAAAGGATTAGAATCtcctgattattatttaaaaaactaattgaAACAATTCAATTTCTATCATTGAGATTTGTCAACTATATCAGTAAATTTTGAAACagtaactaataatattaatataattcgactatatctaattaaaattgttaagtcTTCGGAATTTCTTATAGGGCCCTCTCCAGGGGAGGCCAGTGCAGGTGCCCCGGACGTCTACAACTAAATCCGGTCCTACATCAGGGGTGTATCTTAGTATAGTAGGGAGCAGCGGCGTTTACCGTGTCGCAGGTCGTGCTCGGTGAAGTAGTGGTGCGGTGTCGCGTAGTGGCGCTCTACGAGGTAGGGCACGACGGTGGAGCTGTGAAGCTCGTCGGAGCGCCGCGAACGCGCGCCCACCGTCGCCTCGCCCGCCGCCAGCGCCGGCCGCGCGCGTACCCAGCTGCACACACAGCTCTTACTACCCACacatccccccccccccccacagaCACACAACACATACACACGCGTCCAtgcccacacacacacacacacacacacatacacacacaaacacgcgGCCACTAGTGACTACTGAACGCACATCTAAAATGTTACGTTGCTAGTGTCTGCCAGTAAAATGGAATCCGTGGCCTTGCCCGCCCAAACAAACAGCCACACAAAACTTGTCTATTTTTCTGTATCGACTTATAAATCGCCACATCACACCcacccccacacacacacatacacacacgcgTCCATGTATGATGTATGTATGACTACTCAACGCACATCTAAAATGTTACTAGTGTCTGCCAGCAAAATGGAATCCATGATCTTTCCCGCCCAAACAAACAACCACACAAAACTTGTCTTTTTCTCTGTATTGTTTAACAAATACCAATCAGGTAGGAAATTGGAAGCAACGGCTCCTAATCATTTCAAATAGAAGTACTGCCGGACTATGAGTGATAAAATTCTCAGTGGCCCATATGTGAGGGAGCATATATACTTTGTGATATCTCCTGACTCCTGTTTTCTTGGAAATTAACCACTATGCAAAAATATACAGTACGCTAACACAGTGGtatcaatcaattaaatttaaattaatttcctaattaatcgattattaatatttaaataatgacttACTCATGCCTTTTAATTTCCTGTACAGTCGGTCTTTCATCAGGATTTCGCTTCAACATATGCATTAAAAGAGTTTCAAGTAAAGCCCCGACAGAAGATGGCGGAGGGGCTGGCTCCCCTCGACCTATTGCCTCTAATAACCGATAAACATTATCACCTTCAAAAGGATACCTCCCAGTTGTCATGTTGTATCTGtgaaataagaatttttttaataaaaagtagatattaaatttgtttattgaacTTGTTTAAgtggtatttaataaaaaaagtttttatatttttaaaatatcacagCATAATTTATGCCTTACATTGTCTTTATGCTGCtaactataaaatttatgttatctATGCTTATAAATGACTTAACTCACTCAACAAACTATGTAACAagttaaagaataaatataagtaataggTCATACAAAGCCTTATGACTTGTAAAATTACCATTTATACTGTTACTAAGTTATTcctatattatcaataaatatcttAGCAAACTCACATCCTACTACTTAAAATTCTATTTAGTGAATAATttctgaatatattatatactttattcttgTTACAAAAGATACTATCAGTAAAAAGAGCACacattaaaattgtatgtatatttaaatgtgtgTATTGAAATACAAAAGGAATTTTCCATTGTTAAACAGGAATTTAGGTCAGATTATTCTTAGGTGTATTGTtgacaatatacaatatacttaaATCACTTATGAGTCATTCAATATCACActcatttgtaataaaattcatgatcactagaatattttaatgtagttagtcgagttataaattattttgtaaaatgttaatCACATTGTTTcaacttttttatacttaacgAAAAAAGTGGAGTTTGTACACAGTTGAATAAcccttataatatataatttgttgaaACATGTTGGTTGACACATACTACTAACAGGATGTTGATGAAACAATGTTTAAGTCATGAAATTAATCATACCTTTCCCTCAGTATTAgtcaaacatatataaaactataccaAGATCAACATTTTAGTATTGACGAGAATGCTgtacaatatttcaaataagtatAGTAAGATCTAAATTTTGAATAAGCATAAcacataataatatgaatttaaatctcAACACAAGTACAATCTTGAAAGTTTTGACATATTGTGGACACCAAATTCTAAATGATAACATGTATTTACACATGATCTATGCCAAAAAGTAAATATTGTCTGTGTGTCATtcaaacttattaatattttattaaaatctccGCTTGAAATTAACTTACAATGTGACTCCGCTGCTCCATATATCAACTTTGACACCAGAAAACTGTTCAGCTCCATTGGCTATTTCAGGTGGTTGAAAAGCTGGAGAACCCTGTCCTGTGTAACATGTGTCTTCCGGAGAAAACATATCTAATGCCTGAAAGAGATAAGAAATTAGAAATTGAATGTTGTTACTATTGATTGTACTAaaagttcaataaaaaaataagtactttattaaattattataatacaaaattattgaaatagtactggaattgataaaaataaaaatatagtatgacTTACTTCAGCGACACCAAAGTCAGTTATTTTCAGTGTCTGGTCTAAGGTCAATAATAAATTTCCTGGTTTAATATCTTTGTGAACCACACCTTGGCCATGCAAATATTCTAAGCCGTCCAGCAGCTGAATAAAGTAATCATGCGCTTGGCGCTGAGGAAACTTCTTGCCAGGACTTGATTCAAGCATATcctataaagtattaataaagttaactgTTAATAAAGGTGCATAGATCATAactttagtttttgttttataaatatatgtactttaaatttatatgaaccATTTGCTTACCTGAAGTACACCCACACAAAACTCCAttactaaatacattttttgctTCTCATCATTGTACATAACATCGACTAGTTCTATCACATTTTTATGTCTAAGTATTCGCAGTAGTTGTATCTCCCTCTGCACATTTTGCTCTCCGTTTGGTATTCTTCTCAGTTtccgtttttttaatattttaaccgCCCTTCTACATAAAGTCTCAGAGTCCAACATCTCTTTAACTTTGCCATACGAACCTTCTCCTAACACGTCGCCCATCACGTACTTCCCTACCATTTTGCATTTTTTCTTCTTACTTCTGTATATTACATCTGCACTATCGACTCTATGAAAAAATAGGTTAGTCTGGTCTAAATTAAGATCTAAATCATCTATTTGATCGTCGTCGAGCCAAGTAACGGAGTGTCGTTCAGGACTGCCCTCCAATAAGAAATTATCTTCACTTTCTTGTGGTGCGATAATGTTTGATACTTCAAATTCCTCATTTTCAGCATCTGGAAGACTTTCACTACTACAGATTTTCCTACACATTCTTGGATCCATTATCTATCAAAACAACACATTTGGAAAAACTATTTGTAAATCTAAATAGACTACGAAGCCTCCTGCCGtcacaaataactttatttataaaattaatttagacatCTCTCAAAATATATTCCATCCGTACATGGTggacaaaagattttttataaaaattagctTTGTATTTGCGATGATTgaaggtaaataaaatacgaatCCATGAAAATTGAAACATCGCATTGAAAccacagataatattaatatccaaATATCATGATTTCTTTTCTGTGGTCTGTTTTTTGTACACTTTATAAAATCGAACATCTACTATGAAGGTATTGAAAtggtattaaaaatactatctaatatttttagattttttagatgtaatttttcaaacaaacaacaatattgaTGTAACGGCACTTCAATTCCTTTACAATGGCAAGGATTGTGACATGTTTTGCACTTTGACACAACTTCACGCGCTAAAATGAGCGGGTAATTCAAACTTAGCATTTTGCGTGCTGTGAATcggtattgtaaataaaaatatactttttttttccttGTCGTATAATTCCATACAAAAAGTGTATCTTCACATGGTTATCTAATGTATCCAGTTTAAACAAGTGGGCCATGAAAcagtaaacattttaaaaaaatgtaaaaaaaaaccattgacatatttaaataattgtttatttaatagaaagagtATTTACaggaatttactttttaaaaacaatatcatcTAAATGACCACCGTTTAGTTTTTTACACTCTTCTAAGCGAGTACCAAAATTTTCGAATACTCGTCAGCAAAGAGACTGAGATCGCTGACATTTCTTCGGTGATTTTGTCCTGTTGACGTAGTGTTTTTGGTTTATTGATATAGACACGACTCTTTAAATAACCCCATAAAAAGAAGTCTGCTGGGGATAGATCTAGACTCCTGGGAGGCCACGGGATGTCGCCTTGTCTGGAAATCAATATTTCCAGAAAAAAAATTTTGACTACTGGCAGGGAATGATTGGACATGTGACAAGTGGCTCCATCTTGTTGAATCTATGTGTTTCGATTGTAGCCAGCAAATTTCAGTAGGTTCGGTGCCAAAAACTCTAGTAACATTTTCACATATTCAGCAGAATTAACAGTAACCTAATGTCCATTAGAAAGTCATGTTGTCTTCAAAGAAGTAGGGGCCAATGATTCCTTTTGCAGAAATTGCAGCCCATACAGCGATACCTTTGGCGAATGAAGTGGCCTCTCGTGTTTAGATTTAGAATTTTCATTACTCCAATACCTAAAAATCTGTTTGTTTACATGTTTGTTGAGGTGAAAATGTGCTTCGTCAGAAAACAAGACGTTGTTAAAATTACTGAATCAATTCAACATTGCTTCGACATAGGACATGTGCAAATTTAAATCATTCAGTTTTAGCTCCTGCGCCCTCGTGTGgatgtaattttaaatctaatttcAATATACGGCGTAATGATGTGCGGGGTATTCCTAACTCAGCCGAACGTTTGCGCGTCGATAAGTCAGGGTCACGTCTAACAGAAGTGGAAACTTGCAGCACATTCTCTTCACTCCGAGAAGACCGCGGGCAACCGGTTTGCTTCACATTTAGTGTAGATCCCGTCTCTTCGAACTTCTTAACCCATTTCTTTATTAAAGGACCACTTGGACACTGACTTAAGTCATGTAAATTGTATTCAACTCGAAATAAGCGTCTCACAATAATGAGCGAactgttgtttaaataaaactgttttacACAAAAAGCACGTTGTGGTCCCGTGAAGCGATCCATTACGACTAAATTTCCAAAAATCAAACTAGCGGGAAGAACCCTCCCCACGCCCCGCACTGCTTTTATTTGCGCGGGATGTTAGATTTAAATGTTAACGAATTTTTTGGGCCTTCTGTATAACAGCTCGCCTTGtacaattgtaatttaaaatatttatataaatttactatttgtatacctatttaatatttctcaaCAAGTTTCTTCCTTTCTATAGtaagatttgaatatatataatttccgTGACGTAGCGATACTtgcaaataataat harbors:
- the LOC124530393 gene encoding serine/threonine-protein kinase stk11, whose amino-acid sequence is MDPRMCRKICSSESLPDAENEEFEVSNIIAPQESEDNFLLEGSPERHSVTWLDDDQIDDLDLNLDQTNLFFHRVDSADVIYRSKKKKCKMVGKYVMGDVLGEGSYGKVKEMLDSETLCRRAVKILKKRKLRRIPNGEQNVQREIQLLRILRHKNVIELVDVMYNDEKQKMYLVMEFCVGVLQDMLESSPGKKFPQRQAHDYFIQLLDGLEYLHGQGVVHKDIKPGNLLLTLDQTLKITDFGVAEALDMFSPEDTCYTGQGSPAFQPPEIANGAEQFSGVKVDIWSSGVTLYNMTTGRYPFEGDNVYRLLEAIGRGEPAPPPSSVGALLETLLMHMLKRNPDERPTVQEIKRHDWVRARPALAAGEATVGARSRRSDELHSSTVVPYLVERHYATPHHYFTEHDLRHELGDGGSRTMSTAELSDAESTQCKRRWHSSCGRLPSCRLT